The following are encoded in a window of Primulina eburnea isolate SZY01 chromosome 4, ASM2296580v1, whole genome shotgun sequence genomic DNA:
- the LOC140830030 gene encoding uncharacterized protein, with amino-acid sequence MDALTAITAKLDGLTHQMAQLQAQKSIPVKSVNQIQGNAEIVGGPPCDMPFMPDMPCEEIQCFGGDSVNYLGNQGRQQNNPYSFSYNPGWRNHPNFGWRPSENAVVPLQFNPPQHPMQQKPPQQPPKPPQGVGPSMPPGFKPQDGKSNLEDMLAKYIAGNEMRWQNHDAMMQRVETQLGQLATQMATRAPGSLPSDTEKNPKGVNAVTVTSPIKQEVVDVDNYAKEKESSKQGSNDTKEKGKSLNLNSNIDINSLPFPQRAKQLQLDTQFSKFLEIFKKLHINIPFAEALTQMPSYAKFLKEILSNKRKLVDFETVKLSEECSAILQNKLPPKLKDPGSFSIPCTIGTSNFNKALCDLGTSINLMPYSCFEKLGIGEVKPTTISLQLADRSIKFPRGVVEDVLVKVDKFIFPVDFVVLDMEEDREIPLILGRLFLATGKALIDVQKGELVLRLNDESLVFNVFQSIKYPNDISDCFRIDATNELVECSLQVLIGEDPLEVCLTDSCSGELENEDIKEYMLYLEAGRPISRTVNSRIGELGHVPRPLRSSIEEAPNLRDETSSFSFEIFIFA; translated from the coding sequence ATGGATGCTTTGACAGCGATTACAGCGAAACTTGATGGATTGACACATCAGATGGCACAGTTACAAGCGCAGAAGTCAATACCAGTCAAGTCAGTGAATCAGATCCAAGGAAATGCTGAAATAGTTGGTGGTCCACCTTGTGACATGCCATTCATGCCGGATATGCCTTGTGAGGAAATACAGTGTTTTGGAGGAGATTCAGTAAATTATTTGGGAAACCAGGGGCGTCAGCAAAACAATCCATACAGTTTCTCGTATAATCCAGGCTGGAGGAATCATCCAAATTTCGGATGGAGACCGTCAGAAAATGCTGTTGTGCCATTACAGTTTAATCCTCCACAACATCCTATGCAGCAAAAGCCCCCTCAACAACCACCTAAGCCTCCACAAGGTGTTGGACCCTCTATGCCACCCGGTTTCAAGCCACAAGATGGCAAGTCAAACCTTGAGGACATGCTTGCAAAGTACATAGCAGGGAATGAGATGAGATGGCAAAATCATGATGCCATGATGCAAAGAGTGGAGACTCAACTAGGGCAGCTAGCGACACAGATGGCTACACGAGCTCCGGGTTCACTACCTAGTGACACGGAAAAGAATCCTAAAGGTGTCAATGCAGTCACGGTGACGTCTCCCATAAAGCAAGAGGTGGTTGATGTCGATAACTATGCGAAGGAGAAGGAGTCATCAAAGCAAGGATCCAATGACACAAAGGAGAAAGGTAAGTCCCTAAACTTGAACtccaatattgatattaattcaCTCCCTTTTCCCCAAAGAGCTAAGCAACTGCAATTGGATActcaattttcgaaatttctggAGATTTTCAAAAAACTGCATATAAATATCCCATTTGCAGAAGCTTTAACTCAAATGCCCTCATATGCAAAATTTCTTAAAGAGATCTTATCAAATAAGAGGAAATTGGTTGACTTTGAGACAGTTAAGCTTTCGGAGGAGTGTTCTGcgattttacaaaataaactcCCTCCGaagcttaaggatccaggtagtTTTTCTATCCCTTGCACTATTGGAACTTCAAATTTTAATAAAGCTTTGTGTGACTTAGGTACAAGCATTAACTTGATGCCTTATTCATGTTTTGAGAAGCTAGGGATAGGTGAAGTGAAACCAACTACAATTTCTCTGCAGTTAGCtgatagatcaattaaatttcCTAGGGGAGTTGTAGAGGATGTGTTGGTGAAAGTTGACAAGTTTATTTTTCCAGTGGATTTTGTTGTGTTAGACATGGAAGAGGATCGTGAGATTCCTCTAATTTTAGGAAGACTATTTTTAGCCACTGGGAAAGCTCTGATAGATGTACAAAAGGGTGAGTTGGTGTTGAGACTGAATGATGAGAGTTTGGTGTTTAATGTTTTTCAGTCCATCAAATATCCTAATGATATATCtgattgttttagaattgatgctactAACGAGCTTGTTGAGTGTAGTTTGCAGGTACTGATAGGTGAAGATCCTTTGGAGGTTTGTTTGACTGATTCATGTTCAGGAGAGTTGGAGAATGAGGATATTAAGGAATACATGCTTTATCTGGAAGCAGGCAGACCGATTTCGAGAACGGTAAACTCTAGGATTGGGGAGCTTGGGCATGTCCCAAGACCTTTAAGGTCATCCATTGAAGAAGCCCCAAATCTTAGAGATGAAACCTCTTCCTTctcatttgaaatatttatttttgcttGA